The proteins below are encoded in one region of Aeromonas veronii:
- the tadA gene encoding tRNA adenosine(34) deaminase TadA yields MHHAMALASKAEGIGEIPVGAVLVLDDEVVGEGWNRSISEHDACAHAEIMAIRAAGTRLQNYRLLDTTLYVTLEPCCMCAGALIHSRVKRVVYGARDLKTGAAGSVFEILQDTRHNHSVELQGGVLAEACSAQLSAFFKRRRAEKKAAKQAAKPTEPPCA; encoded by the coding sequence ATGCACCATGCCATGGCCTTGGCCAGCAAGGCGGAAGGGATAGGCGAAATCCCGGTGGGCGCCGTGCTGGTGCTGGATGATGAGGTCGTGGGAGAGGGGTGGAATCGCTCCATCAGCGAGCATGACGCCTGCGCCCATGCGGAGATCATGGCGATCCGCGCCGCCGGGACGCGGCTGCAGAACTACCGGTTGCTCGACACCACCCTCTACGTGACCCTGGAGCCTTGTTGCATGTGCGCCGGCGCCCTCATTCACAGTCGGGTCAAGCGGGTGGTCTATGGGGCGCGGGATCTGAAGACAGGGGCGGCGGGTTCGGTGTTCGAGATCCTGCAGGACACTCGTCACAATCACAGCGTCGAGCTGCAGGGGGGCGTGCTGGCAGAGGCCTGCTCGGCCCAGCTGTCGGCTTTCTTCAAGCGGCGCCGCGCCGAAAAGAAGGCGGCGAAGCAGGCCGCCAAGCCGACGGAACCTCCCTGCGCCTGA
- the purM gene encoding phosphoribosylformylglycinamidine cyclo-ligase: MTDKTSLSYKDAGVDIDAGNALVERIKGVSKRTRRPEVLGGLGGFGALCQIPAGYKEPVLVSGTDGVGTKLRLAIDLKKHDTVGIDLVAMCVNDLIVQGAEPLFFLDYYATGKLDVDTAAAVVTGIGTGCEQSGCALVGGETAEMPGMYEGEDYDIAGFCVGVVEKSEIIDGSKVGDGDALIALAASGPHSNGFSLIRKILEVSKADVHQPLADTTLANALLEPTRIYVKPVLKLIKECEIHALSHITGGGFWENIPRVLPAGTQAVIDEQSWQWPAVFSWLQQAGNVTRHEMYRTFNCGVGMIIALPADQLEKALTLLKAEGENAWHIGHIAKAAEGEEQVIIQ; encoded by the coding sequence GTGACTGACAAAACCTCACTGAGCTACAAGGATGCTGGCGTAGATATCGATGCCGGCAATGCACTGGTTGAACGTATCAAGGGCGTGTCAAAGCGCACTCGTCGTCCTGAAGTCCTTGGTGGTCTTGGCGGCTTTGGAGCCCTGTGTCAGATCCCTGCTGGCTACAAGGAGCCGGTGCTGGTCTCGGGCACCGACGGGGTGGGCACCAAGCTGCGTCTCGCCATCGATCTGAAGAAGCATGACACCGTGGGCATCGATCTGGTGGCCATGTGCGTCAATGACCTGATCGTACAAGGCGCCGAACCCCTCTTCTTCCTCGACTACTACGCCACCGGCAAGCTGGACGTGGACACCGCCGCCGCCGTGGTGACCGGCATTGGCACCGGTTGCGAGCAGTCAGGCTGTGCCCTGGTGGGCGGTGAGACCGCCGAGATGCCGGGCATGTACGAAGGGGAAGACTACGACATCGCCGGTTTCTGCGTCGGCGTGGTGGAAAAAAGCGAGATCATCGACGGCAGCAAGGTCGGTGATGGGGATGCCCTGATCGCCCTGGCCGCAAGCGGCCCCCACTCCAACGGCTTCTCCCTCATCCGCAAGATCCTGGAAGTCTCCAAGGCCGACGTGCATCAGCCGCTGGCTGATACCACCCTGGCCAACGCCCTGCTGGAGCCGACCCGTATCTACGTGAAACCCGTGCTCAAGCTCATCAAGGAGTGCGAAATTCACGCCCTCTCCCACATCACCGGCGGTGGTTTCTGGGAGAACATCCCCCGCGTATTGCCCGCTGGCACCCAGGCGGTGATCGACGAGCAGAGCTGGCAGTGGCCGGCGGTGTTCAGCTGGCTGCAGCAGGCTGGCAACGTCACCCGCCACGAGATGTATCGCACCTTCAACTGCGGCGTCGGCATGATCATCGCCCTGCCGGCGGATCAGCTGGAGAAAGCCCTGACCCTGCTCAAGGCCGAGGGTGAGAATGCCTGGCACATCGGCCATATTGCCAAGGCGGCCGAGGGTGAGGAGCAGGTCATCATTCAATGA
- the hda gene encoding DnaA inactivator Hda: MKQPAQLSLAVQLPDDETFVSFYPGNNAHLITALKNAAIGQGSPFLYFWGAKGSGRSHLLHATCAEVNARDAAAAYLSLDQFEQLDPSMLDALESLPLVCLDSLEAIAGNALWERALFDFYNRWKEKGEGTLVVTGCSAPRKLGLQLPDLASRLDWGVSFHLDELDDEGKLSALQLRAELRGFKLPIDVGRFLLNRLSRDMRTLLTTLNQLDNASFRAKRKLTIPFVKEILEL; the protein is encoded by the coding sequence GTGAAGCAACCGGCCCAACTGTCTTTAGCCGTACAATTACCGGATGATGAAACCTTCGTCAGTTTTTATCCCGGCAATAACGCCCATCTGATCACCGCCCTCAAGAATGCGGCCATTGGTCAGGGCTCACCTTTCCTCTATTTCTGGGGAGCCAAGGGCTCCGGGCGCTCCCACCTGCTCCATGCCACCTGTGCCGAAGTCAACGCCAGGGATGCCGCTGCCGCTTACCTCTCCCTCGATCAGTTCGAACAGCTGGATCCCAGCATGCTCGACGCCCTCGAGAGCCTGCCCCTGGTCTGCCTCGACAGCCTGGAGGCCATCGCCGGCAATGCGCTCTGGGAGCGCGCCCTGTTTGATTTCTACAACCGCTGGAAAGAGAAGGGAGAGGGAACCCTGGTGGTGACGGGCTGCAGCGCGCCGCGTAAATTGGGGCTGCAACTGCCGGATCTCGCCTCCCGTCTCGACTGGGGGGTGAGTTTCCATCTGGACGAGCTTGATGACGAAGGCAAGCTCAGCGCCCTGCAACTGCGCGCCGAACTGCGGGGCTTCAAGCTCCCCATCGACGTGGGGCGCTTCCTGCTCAACCGGCTGTCGCGCGACATGCGCACCCTGCTCACGACCTTGAATCAGCTCGACAATGCCTCCTTTCGTGCCAAGCGCAAGCTGACTATTCCCTTTGTCAAAGAGATCCTCGAGCTCTGA
- the upp gene encoding uracil phosphoribosyltransferase, translating to MKVVEVKHPLVKHKIGLMREGDISTKRFRELAKEVGSLLTYEATSDFETEKVTIDGWNGPVEVDQIKGKKVTVVPILRAGLGMMDGVLEHMPSARVSVVGIYRDEETLQPVPYFEKIVSNIEERLALVIDPMLATGGSMIATIDLLKKKGCQSIKVLVLVAAPEGIKALEAAHSDVELYCASIDQGLNEKGYIVPGLGDAGDKIFGTK from the coding sequence ATGAAAGTCGTTGAAGTCAAACACCCCCTGGTCAAGCACAAGATCGGTCTGATGCGTGAAGGCGATATCAGCACCAAGCGTTTCCGTGAACTGGCCAAAGAAGTGGGCAGTTTGTTGACCTACGAAGCGACCTCTGACTTCGAAACGGAGAAGGTTACCATCGATGGCTGGAACGGGCCAGTAGAAGTTGACCAGATCAAGGGCAAGAAGGTCACCGTCGTGCCCATCCTGCGCGCCGGTCTTGGCATGATGGACGGTGTGCTCGAGCACATGCCGAGTGCCCGTGTCAGCGTGGTCGGTATCTACCGCGACGAAGAGACTCTGCAGCCGGTCCCCTATTTCGAGAAGATCGTCAGCAACATCGAGGAGCGTCTGGCCCTGGTCATCGACCCCATGCTGGCCACCGGCGGCTCCATGATCGCCACCATCGATCTGCTCAAGAAGAAGGGCTGCCAGTCCATCAAGGTGCTGGTGCTGGTTGCCGCCCCGGAAGGCATCAAGGCGCTGGAAGCCGCCCACTCGGACGTGGAGCTCTATTGCGCCTCCATCGATCAGGGGCTGAACGAGAAGGGCTATATCGTGCCCGGTCTCGGCGATGCCGGTGACAAGATATTCGGTACCAAGTAA
- a CDS encoding phosphate ABC transporter permease encodes MSSESINLVMAGSRKRRIKDKLAKYGVTTGGGLVLVALLLIFFYLLYVVKPIFNGASMEATSSFTLPVQGKTAWLGVEEQNEIGYRFSDQGQVSFFAVQADGNLKVGQVLGQSQVAGQITSVAAPAPGQKLIAYGFADGKALVVQPSFKVSYPNDVRVIEPSLQHPFGDEPMVVDPQGKALTSMVFEATKDKMAAAAVTEDGRGVMTVMSGEENFLSGEVEWSSENYAIPSLPRHVDQMLLTPNLRILFVRDGNRLSVYDIHNLNDISLRDVMEINAPDANVARVELLSGASSLLVGNDNGVISQWFEVAKDGKRQFTQIRDFKSDGAVALLTPEHFRKGFISATQDGTINFFHATGEAKLLTEKVEGGALAALAISPRHNLLLAQQGDGFKLFDVENDHPEVTWSALWQQVWYEGYPEPQYVWQSTSASNDFEAKLSLVPLVFGTLKASFYAMVFAVPLGVAGAIYTAYFMSAGLRKYVKPTVEIMAALPTVILGFLAGLWLAPIIEGALPGVILLLILLPMGMLLTALVWNYLPERGRTWLPDGWHAILLIPVLLVIGWGAFSLSPLIENAFMHGDSRIWLTHEMGIKFDQRNSLVVGIAMGFAVIPTIFSIAEDAVFSVPKHLTQGSLALGATPWQTLSRVVILTASPGIFSAVMMGLGRAVGETMIVLMATGNTPIMDFSMFQGLRTLAANIAVEMPESEVGSSHYRVLFLAAFVLFVFTFMFNTLAEFVRQRLREKYSSL; translated from the coding sequence ATGTCATCGGAATCGATCAACCTGGTCATGGCGGGCAGTAGAAAACGCCGGATCAAGGACAAGTTGGCCAAGTACGGGGTCACCACGGGTGGTGGTCTGGTACTGGTGGCTCTATTGCTTATTTTCTTCTATCTGCTCTACGTGGTGAAGCCGATCTTCAATGGCGCCAGCATGGAAGCGACCTCCTCCTTCACGCTGCCGGTGCAGGGCAAGACCGCCTGGCTCGGCGTCGAGGAGCAGAACGAGATCGGTTATCGCTTCAGCGACCAGGGTCAGGTCAGCTTCTTCGCCGTCCAGGCCGATGGCAACCTCAAGGTGGGTCAGGTGCTGGGCCAGAGCCAGGTGGCCGGTCAGATCACCTCGGTCGCCGCCCCGGCACCGGGCCAGAAGCTCATCGCTTACGGCTTTGCCGATGGCAAGGCGCTGGTGGTCCAGCCCTCCTTCAAGGTCTCCTATCCCAATGACGTGCGGGTCATCGAGCCCAGCCTGCAGCATCCCTTCGGCGATGAGCCCATGGTGGTGGATCCGCAAGGCAAGGCATTGACGAGCATGGTGTTCGAGGCGACCAAGGACAAGATGGCCGCCGCCGCCGTGACCGAAGATGGCCGTGGCGTCATGACGGTGATGAGCGGTGAGGAGAATTTCCTCTCCGGGGAAGTCGAGTGGAGCAGTGAAAACTACGCCATCCCCTCCCTGCCACGTCACGTGGATCAGATGCTGCTGACCCCGAATCTGCGGATCCTGTTCGTGCGCGATGGCAATCGCCTGTCTGTTTACGACATCCACAACCTGAACGATATCTCCCTGCGTGATGTCATGGAGATCAACGCCCCCGATGCCAACGTGGCCCGGGTCGAGCTGCTCTCCGGCGCCTCCTCCCTGCTGGTGGGCAATGACAATGGCGTCATCTCCCAGTGGTTCGAAGTGGCGAAGGATGGCAAGCGCCAGTTTACCCAAATTCGTGACTTCAAGAGCGATGGCGCCGTGGCGCTGCTGACCCCCGAGCATTTTCGCAAGGGCTTCATCAGTGCGACCCAGGATGGCACCATCAACTTCTTCCACGCCACCGGTGAAGCCAAGCTGCTGACCGAGAAGGTGGAAGGCGGGGCCCTGGCGGCGCTCGCCATCTCTCCCCGTCACAACCTCTTGCTGGCCCAGCAAGGGGATGGCTTCAAGCTGTTTGATGTGGAGAACGATCACCCCGAGGTGACCTGGTCCGCCCTGTGGCAACAGGTGTGGTACGAGGGTTATCCCGAGCCGCAATACGTCTGGCAGTCCACCTCCGCCAGCAACGACTTCGAGGCCAAGCTGAGCCTGGTGCCCCTGGTATTCGGTACCCTCAAGGCATCCTTCTACGCCATGGTGTTTGCGGTGCCGCTCGGTGTGGCCGGCGCCATCTACACCGCCTACTTCATGTCGGCGGGCCTTCGCAAGTACGTCAAGCCGACGGTGGAGATCATGGCGGCCCTGCCGACCGTTATCCTGGGCTTCCTGGCCGGTCTCTGGCTTGCCCCCATCATCGAAGGGGCCCTGCCCGGCGTCATCCTGCTGTTGATCCTGCTGCCCATGGGCATGCTCTTGACGGCGCTGGTCTGGAACTACCTGCCGGAGCGTGGTCGCACCTGGCTGCCGGACGGCTGGCACGCCATCTTGCTCATTCCGGTGCTGCTCGTCATCGGTTGGGGGGCCTTCTCTTTGAGCCCGCTCATCGAGAATGCCTTTATGCACGGGGATTCGCGCATCTGGCTGACCCACGAGATGGGCATCAAGTTTGACCAGCGCAACTCCCTGGTGGTCGGTATCGCCATGGGCTTCGCGGTCATCCCCACCATCTTCTCCATCGCCGAAGATGCGGTCTTCTCGGTGCCCAAACACCTCACGCAAGGCTCTCTGGCTCTGGGGGCGACCCCCTGGCAGACCCTGAGCCGGGTGGTGATCCTGACCGCGAGCCCCGGCATCTTCTCGGCCGTGATGATGGGCCTTGGCCGCGCCGTGGGCGAGACCATGATAGTACTGATGGCGACCGGCAATACCCCCATCATGGACTTCTCCATGTTCCAGGGGCTGCGCACCCTGGCGGCGAACATCGCCGTGGAAATGCCGGAGTCGGAAGTGGGCAGCTCCCACTACCGGGTGCTCTTCCTCGCGGCCTTCGTCCTGTTTGTATTCACCTTTATGTTCAACACCCTGGCAGAGTTCGTGCGTCAGCGGCTGCGTGAAAAATACAGCTCTCTGTAA
- the aceA gene encoding isocitrate lyase, translated as MALTREQQIQAIEKDWAENPRWKGIKRGYSAEDVVNLRGSLQPVHTLAQRGADKLWELIHGGAKKGYVNCLGALTGGQAVQQAKAGIEAIYLSGWQVAADNNLSSTMYPDQSLYPANSVPSVVERINNSFARADQIQWANKVGPQDKGFIDYFLPIVADAEAGFGGVLNAFELMKGMIEAGAAGVHFEDQLASVKKCGHMGGKVLVPSQEAVQKLIAARLAADVCGTTTLVIARTDANAADLLTTDADPYDAGFLTGERTAEGFYKVQAGIEQAISRGLAYAPYADMVWCETAKPDLDEARKFAETIKAQYPDKILAYNCSPSFNWKKNLDDATIARFQQELSDMGYKYQFITLAGIHNMWFHMYELAYQYARGEGMKHYVEMVQQPEFAAAERGYTFVAHQQEVGTGYFDKVTTVIQGGQSSVTALTGSTEEDQFH; from the coding sequence ATGGCACTGACCCGTGAGCAACAGATCCAGGCTATCGAGAAAGACTGGGCAGAGAACCCCCGCTGGAAAGGGATCAAACGCGGCTACAGCGCCGAAGACGTGGTGAATCTGCGCGGCAGCTTGCAGCCGGTGCACACCCTGGCCCAGCGCGGTGCCGACAAGCTGTGGGAACTGATCCACGGCGGCGCCAAGAAGGGCTATGTCAACTGCCTCGGCGCCCTGACCGGCGGCCAGGCGGTGCAACAGGCCAAGGCGGGCATCGAGGCGATTTACCTCTCCGGCTGGCAGGTGGCGGCGGACAACAACCTCTCTTCCACCATGTATCCGGATCAGTCCCTCTATCCGGCCAACTCGGTGCCGTCCGTGGTGGAGCGCATCAACAACTCCTTCGCTCGCGCCGACCAGATCCAGTGGGCCAACAAGGTGGGTCCACAGGACAAGGGCTTCATCGACTACTTCCTGCCCATCGTGGCGGATGCCGAAGCCGGTTTCGGCGGCGTGCTGAACGCGTTTGAACTGATGAAGGGGATGATCGAAGCGGGCGCCGCCGGCGTGCACTTCGAAGATCAGCTGGCCTCCGTCAAGAAGTGCGGCCACATGGGCGGCAAGGTGCTGGTACCGAGCCAGGAAGCTGTGCAAAAGCTCATCGCGGCCCGTCTGGCGGCCGACGTCTGCGGCACCACCACCCTGGTGATCGCCCGCACCGACGCCAACGCAGCGGATCTGCTGACCACGGATGCAGATCCGTACGATGCAGGTTTCCTGACCGGTGAGCGTACCGCTGAGGGCTTCTACAAGGTGCAGGCCGGCATCGAGCAGGCCATCTCCCGCGGCCTGGCCTACGCCCCCTACGCCGACATGGTGTGGTGTGAAACCGCCAAGCCGGACCTGGACGAGGCGCGCAAGTTTGCCGAGACCATCAAGGCACAGTACCCGGACAAGATCCTGGCCTACAACTGCTCCCCAAGCTTCAACTGGAAGAAGAACCTGGACGATGCCACCATCGCCCGCTTCCAGCAGGAGCTCTCCGACATGGGCTACAAGTACCAGTTCATCACCCTCGCGGGTATCCACAACATGTGGTTCCACATGTACGAGCTAGCCTACCAGTACGCCCGTGGCGAAGGGATGAAGCACTACGTCGAGATGGTGCAGCAGCCCGAGTTTGCCGCCGCCGAGCGGGGCTACACCTTCGTGGCGCACCAGCAGGAAGTGGGAACCGGTTACTTCGACAAGGTGACCACCGTCATCCAGGGCGGCCAGTCCTCGGTGACCGCCCTGACCGGCTCCACCGAAGAAGATCAGTTCCACTGA
- the purN gene encoding phosphoribosylglycinamide formyltransferase, with protein MKRILVLISGSGSNLQTILDHCASGKIAGQVVGVISNKADAYGLVRAEQAGVATSVLAQQQFACREDYDLALQGLMAGYQPDLVVLAGFMRILSGDLVRHFAGKMINIHPSLLPKYQGLHTHQRAIDAGDEEHGASVHFVTEELDGGPVILQARVPIFEGDEADEVAARVQAQEHSIYPLVVQWFCEGRLRMQEGTAFLDDAALGPAGYASE; from the coding sequence ATGAAACGCATCCTGGTGCTGATCTCCGGCAGCGGCAGCAACCTGCAAACCATTCTGGATCATTGCGCCAGCGGCAAGATTGCGGGCCAGGTGGTCGGTGTCATCAGCAACAAGGCCGATGCCTATGGGTTGGTGCGCGCCGAGCAGGCCGGGGTGGCCACCAGCGTGCTGGCCCAGCAGCAGTTTGCCTGCCGGGAGGATTACGATCTCGCCCTGCAGGGGCTGATGGCGGGCTATCAGCCGGATCTGGTGGTATTGGCGGGCTTTATGCGGATCCTGAGCGGCGATCTGGTGCGCCACTTCGCCGGGAAGATGATCAACATCCACCCCTCCCTGCTGCCGAAGTATCAGGGGCTGCACACCCATCAGCGCGCCATCGATGCCGGTGACGAGGAACACGGTGCCAGCGTCCACTTCGTCACCGAGGAGCTCGACGGCGGCCCCGTCATCCTGCAGGCCCGTGTCCCCATCTTCGAAGGGGATGAGGCCGATGAGGTGGCAGCCCGGGTGCAGGCCCAGGAGCACAGCATCTATCCCCTGGTGGTGCAGTGGTTCTGTGAAGGCCGCCTGCGGATGCAGGAAGGGACTGCCTTCCTGGATGATGCGGCGCTCGGCCCGGCGGGTTATGCCAGCGAGTAA
- a CDS encoding Nif3-like dinuclear metal center hexameric protein: MISHRKLESLLNHLLEPHAIKDYCPNGLQVEGRERIRKVVTGVTASQALLDAAVAANADAILVHHGYFWSGEPAQVTGMKQRRLKTLLTHDINLFAYHLPLDVHPEVGNNAQLAKLLGIKVRRGLEPWNSKSVAMVGKLEEPMSGSDFAALIAERLGRTPLHCGDSGPELIRSVAWCTGGGQSYISQAAEQGIDAFISGEASEQTIHTAREMGMHFYAAGHHATERYGVKALGEWLATVHGLDVTFIDIDNPV; encoded by the coding sequence ATGATCTCTCATCGAAAACTGGAATCCCTGCTCAACCACCTGCTCGAACCCCACGCCATCAAGGATTACTGCCCCAACGGCCTGCAGGTGGAGGGGCGTGAGCGCATCCGCAAGGTGGTGACCGGCGTCACCGCCAGCCAGGCTCTGCTCGATGCGGCGGTGGCGGCCAATGCCGACGCCATCCTGGTTCATCACGGCTACTTCTGGAGTGGCGAACCGGCTCAGGTCACCGGTATGAAGCAGCGCCGCCTCAAGACATTGTTGACCCACGACATCAACCTGTTCGCCTATCACCTGCCGCTCGATGTGCACCCCGAGGTGGGCAACAACGCCCAGCTCGCCAAGCTGCTCGGCATCAAGGTGCGCCGCGGCCTCGAACCCTGGAACAGCAAGAGCGTGGCCATGGTGGGCAAGCTGGAGGAGCCCATGAGTGGCTCCGATTTTGCAGCGCTCATCGCCGAGCGGCTCGGCCGCACGCCGCTTCATTGCGGCGACAGCGGCCCCGAGCTTATCCGTTCCGTGGCCTGGTGCACCGGCGGCGGCCAGAGCTACATCAGCCAGGCGGCGGAGCAGGGCATCGATGCCTTCATCTCGGGGGAGGCCTCGGAGCAGACCATCCACACCGCCCGCGAGATGGGCATGCACTTCTATGCCGCCGGCCATCACGCCACCGAGCGCTACGGCGTCAAGGCGCTGGGGGAGTGGCTCGCCACCGTGCATGGGCTGGATGTGACCTTTATCGACATCGATAATCCGGTCTAG
- the aceB gene encoding malate synthase A gives MSAPAQTISSTRLRMQGEMLPEYAQILTPDAVALVSELVERFAPQRNELLKQRVARQARIDGGELPDFLPETAHIREGDWTVRGIPADLQDRRVEITGPVERKMVINALNANVKVFMADFEDSLAPAWNKVIEGQINLRDAVNGTIAYQSPEGKSYALKADPALLICRVRGLHLPEKHVTFDGAPIPGGLFDFALYFLHNHKALLAKGSGPYFYLPKLQSHLEGRWWSEVFAWTEDRFGLPRGTIKATVLIETLPAVFEMDELLYQMKDHIVALNCGRWDYIFSYIKTLKNHPDRVLPDRQVVTMDQPFLSAYSRLLIKTCHKRGALAMGGMAAFIPAKDPAVNAEVFAKVKADKEREASNGHDGTWVAHPGLADTAMAVFNAAIPAGSPNQLTVLREQDAPITASELLAPCEGERTEAGMRTNIRVALQYLEAWINGNGCVPIYGLMEDAATAEISRTSIWQWIRHGKSLSNGQVVTKDLFRQMLAEELEVVKGEVGETRWQAGRFAEASELMEQITCADTLIDFLTLPGYERL, from the coding sequence ATGTCGGCACCGGCCCAGACCATCAGCAGCACCCGTCTGCGTATGCAAGGCGAAATGCTTCCCGAGTACGCGCAAATCCTGACGCCGGATGCGGTGGCCCTGGTATCCGAACTGGTGGAGCGCTTCGCCCCCCAGCGCAATGAACTGCTCAAGCAGCGCGTGGCCCGCCAGGCGCGCATCGACGGCGGTGAATTACCCGATTTCCTGCCAGAGACGGCCCATATCCGCGAGGGAGACTGGACAGTGCGTGGCATCCCCGCCGATCTGCAGGACCGCCGGGTGGAAATCACCGGTCCGGTGGAGCGCAAGATGGTGATCAACGCCCTCAACGCCAACGTGAAGGTGTTCATGGCGGATTTCGAGGACTCATTGGCGCCGGCCTGGAATAAGGTGATCGAGGGTCAGATCAACCTGCGCGATGCGGTCAATGGCACCATCGCCTACCAGAGTCCGGAAGGGAAATCCTATGCCCTCAAGGCAGATCCCGCCCTGCTCATCTGCCGGGTGCGCGGCCTGCACCTGCCGGAGAAGCACGTCACCTTCGACGGTGCGCCCATTCCCGGCGGCCTGTTCGACTTCGCCCTCTACTTCCTGCACAACCACAAGGCGCTGCTGGCCAAGGGCTCGGGCCCCTACTTCTACCTGCCGAAACTCCAGAGCCACCTGGAAGGTCGCTGGTGGAGCGAGGTATTCGCCTGGACCGAAGACAGATTCGGTCTGCCCCGCGGCACCATCAAGGCCACCGTGCTCATCGAAACCCTGCCGGCGGTGTTCGAGATGGATGAGCTGCTCTATCAGATGAAGGATCACATCGTCGCGCTCAACTGCGGCCGCTGGGACTACATCTTCAGCTACATCAAGACGCTCAAGAACCACCCCGACCGCGTCCTGCCCGACCGCCAGGTGGTCACCATGGACCAGCCCTTCCTGTCGGCTTACTCCCGCCTGCTGATCAAGACCTGTCACAAGCGCGGTGCCCTGGCCATGGGCGGCATGGCGGCCTTCATTCCGGCCAAGGATCCGGCGGTGAATGCCGAGGTGTTTGCCAAGGTGAAGGCGGACAAGGAGCGCGAGGCCAGCAACGGCCACGACGGTACCTGGGTGGCTCACCCCGGCCTCGCTGATACCGCCATGGCCGTGTTCAACGCCGCCATCCCGGCCGGATCGCCCAACCAGTTGACCGTGCTGCGCGAGCAGGATGCCCCCATCACCGCCAGTGAGCTGCTGGCGCCCTGTGAGGGCGAGCGTACCGAGGCGGGCATGCGCACCAACATCCGGGTCGCCCTGCAATATCTGGAAGCCTGGATCAACGGCAACGGCTGTGTGCCCATCTACGGCCTGATGGAAGATGCGGCTACCGCCGAGATCTCTCGCACCTCCATCTGGCAGTGGATCCGCCACGGCAAGAGTCTGTCAAACGGCCAGGTGGTGACCAAGGATCTGTTCCGCCAGATGCTGGCCGAGGAGCTGGAGGTGGTCAAAGGCGAAGTGGGCGAAACCCGCTGGCAGGCCGGCCGCTTTGCCGAGGCGAGCGAGCTGATGGAGCAGATCACCTGCGCCGATACCCTGATCGATTTTCTGACGCTGCCCGGTTACGAGCGGCTCTGA
- a CDS encoding DUF2066 domain-containing protein, which translates to MLKRLATFLCCCLPLVVSAAQVSDLYQGKAPTSGDTAAAQSQALGEVLIKVSGKRDILTQPEVVKALAAPADYVQQYGYQDVGPVKFLKADFNVAKVNALIGQSKFALLGPARPQMAIWLVVDQGERRILADQSSDGWAAALRAQTQAMGLPVSIPLMDLDDNMAVNATDVWGRFADPILAASQRYGAEMVVLGKLSPDDKEEGKWSIDWGLYGTKPGAQGGELTELTKGSGSGTQAEVAQGFADALAGWLVQSYGTRISGVVSSQTLVVEGLSGIDGMIQMQKMLQGMATVTKVAIGKLEGDKVTFNLTLQGDKAELVRGLQLESRLHQVEDNEQGLRYQWSQP; encoded by the coding sequence ATGCTGAAACGCTTAGCAACATTTCTCTGCTGTTGTCTGCCCTTGGTGGTGTCGGCCGCCCAGGTGAGCGATCTCTATCAGGGCAAGGCGCCGACCAGTGGTGATACGGCTGCCGCCCAGTCCCAGGCATTGGGGGAGGTGCTCATCAAGGTGAGTGGCAAGCGCGACATCCTGACCCAGCCCGAGGTGGTCAAGGCGCTGGCGGCCCCCGCCGACTATGTGCAGCAATATGGCTATCAGGATGTGGGGCCGGTCAAGTTTCTCAAGGCCGACTTCAACGTCGCCAAGGTCAACGCCCTGATCGGCCAGAGCAAGTTTGCCCTGCTCGGACCTGCACGCCCGCAGATGGCCATCTGGTTGGTGGTGGATCAGGGGGAGCGCCGCATCCTGGCGGATCAGTCCAGCGATGGCTGGGCGGCGGCATTGCGGGCCCAGACCCAGGCCATGGGACTGCCGGTGAGCATTCCTCTGATGGATTTGGATGACAACATGGCGGTCAACGCCACCGATGTGTGGGGACGCTTTGCCGATCCCATCCTGGCCGCCAGCCAGCGCTACGGCGCCGAGATGGTGGTGCTCGGCAAGCTGTCGCCTGATGACAAGGAAGAGGGCAAGTGGAGCATCGACTGGGGGCTCTACGGCACCAAGCCGGGCGCCCAGGGCGGTGAGCTGACCGAGCTGACCAAAGGGTCGGGTTCCGGTACCCAGGCCGAGGTGGCACAAGGCTTCGCCGATGCCCTGGCCGGCTGGCTGGTACAGAGCTATGGCACGCGCATCTCGGGCGTGGTCTCCAGCCAGACGCTGGTGGTGGAAGGCTTGTCCGGCATCGATGGCATGATCCAGATGCAGAAGATGCTGCAAGGCATGGCCACGGTCACCAAGGTGGCGATCGGCAAGCTGGAAGGGGACAAGGTCACCTTCAACCTCACGCTGCAAGGGGACAAGGCCGAGCTGGTGCGCGGGTTGCAACTGGAGAGCCGGCTGCATCAGGTGGAAGACAACGAGCAGGGTCTGCGCTATCAGTGGTCCCAGCCCTGA